From the genome of Perca flavescens isolate YP-PL-M2 chromosome 12, PFLA_1.0, whole genome shotgun sequence, one region includes:
- the tyw3 gene encoding tRNA wybutosine-synthesizing protein 3 homolog produces the protein MEKGFRQWKEQCLNKLDMSKKGQVDEDISHVVSLLNGCEQYFTTSSCSGRIILIDGAQKHGCVWLFVSHQQCQSDDLMSAVARSSGDAVLKFEPFVLHVQCRRLEDAQLTHSVAINSGFRNSGLTVSKTGKIITAVRSTHGLEVPLSHQGKLLVQQEYISFLTKIANQKMEENLRRIHRFYQNLQSALHADNLPAEPQTHHPSQETKNQTSVYKRRRRRERQPGTDCCHGDGSSVEPELDDCLDLFT, from the exons ATGGAGAAAGGGTTCCGTCAGTGGAAGGAGCAGTGTCTCAACAAGCTGGACATGAGTAAGAAGGGACAGGTGGATGAGGACATCTCACATGTGGTGTCTCTGCTCAACGGTTGCGAGCAGTACTTCACCACCAGCTCGTGCTCCGGCAGAATCATCCTCATCGACGGG GCTCAGAAACACGGCTGCGTTTGGCTGTTTGTCTCACACCAGCAGTGCCAATCCGATGACTTG ATGAGCGCTGTGGCCCGCTCCAGTGGAGATGCGGTGTTGAAGTTCGAGCCCTTCGTGCTCCATGTTCAGTGCAGGCGGCTGGAGGACGCTCAGCTCACG caCTCAGTGGCCATCAACTCGGGCTTCAGGAACTCTGGTCTCACTGTCAGCAAGACGGGGAAAATCATCACG GCGGTCCGCAGCACCCACGGCTTGGAGGTCCCTCTCAGCCACCAAGGAAAGCTGCTGGTGCAACAGGAGTACATCAGTTTCCTGACTAAGATAGCCAATCAGAAGATGGAGGAGAACCTCAGACGGATCCACAG ATTCTACCAGAATCTGCAGTCAGCGCTGCACGCAGACAACCTCCCAGCAGAACCACAAACGCACCACCCCAGTCAGGAGACCAAGAACCAAACAAGTGTGTACAAACGGAGGCGGAGGAGAGAACGGCAGCCTGGGACTgactgttgccatggtgacgGCTCCAGCGTTGAGCCAGAGCTGGACGACTGTCTGGACCTGTTCACGTGA